A portion of the Coturnix japonica isolate 7356 chromosome 4, Coturnix japonica 2.1, whole genome shotgun sequence genome contains these proteins:
- the RXFP1 gene encoding relaxin receptor 1 isoform X2: protein MTSDWCFYIFLLIGTKVIRDSLEDPISRGGAACPLGYFPCGNITKCLPQQLHCNGEDDCGNHADEDNCDNNGWSQQFDKHYAKSEYDKMKSLYALQIKTPECMVGAVPAECVCRGLEVSCDEAKLRAVPLVPSNITMMSLQRNLLRKLYADVFRKYKDLKNLYLQNNKIRAVSKHAFKGLYNLTKLYLSNNKITSLKPHVFEDLHKLEWLIIENNRINRISPSTFYGLKSLILLEMMNNSLAHLPDKPLCQYMPRLNWLDLEGNHIHHLRNVTFISCSTLTVLVMRQNKISSLNENSFSSLQMLDELDLASNEIESLPAYVFKDLKELSQLNLSYNPIKKIQIDQFDFLTKLKSLSLEGIEIANIQRRMFIPLKNLSHIYFKKFQYCGYAPHVRSCKPNTDGISSLENLLASIIQRVFVWVVSAITCFGNIFVICMRPYIRSENKLHAISIMSLCCADCLMGIYLFVIGAFDLKYRGEYNKHAQLWMDSIHCQLVGSLAILSTEVSVLLLTYLTLEKYICIVYPFRCLKPRKCRTISILVLIWIIGFVVAFIPLSNKEFFRNYYGTNGVCFPLHSEQSESSGSQIYSVVIFLGVNLAAFLIIVFSYGSMFYSVHQTAIMATEIRNHIKKEMTLAKRFFFIVFTDALCWIPIFILKLLSLLQVEIPGTITSWVVIFILPINSALNPLLYTLTTRPFKEMIHQFWYNYRQRRSKRSKGSQKAYGPSFIWVEMWPTHEITPKLTKPMLCTDSSDASVTTQSTRLNSYT from the exons TCATTCGTGATTCTTTGGAAGATCCTATTTCCAGAGGTGGTGCTGCCTGCCCGTTGGGCTACTTTCCCTGTGGCAATATCACAAAGTGCTTGCCCCAACAACTTCACTGTAATGGCGAAGATGACTGTGGGAATCATGCTGATGAAGACAACTGTG ACAACAATGGATGGTCTCAACAGTTTGACAAACATTATGCAAAGAGCGAATACGACAAAATGAAATCTCTGTACGCACTTCAGATCAAGACCCCAGAGTGCA TGGTCGGTGCTGTACCAGCAGAATGTGTGTGCCGAGGGCTGGAGGTCTCCTGTGATGAGGCCAAACTTCGTGCTGTCCCTTTGGTCCCTTCAAACATAACCATGAT GTCTCTTCAGAGGAATCTGCTAAGGAAACTTTATGCtgatgttttcagaaaatacaaagacCTTAAAAATCT GTATCTccagaataataaaatcagagctGTGTCCAAACACGCTTTCAAAGGTTTATACAACTTGACAAAATT ATACCTGAGTAACAACAAGATAACCAGCTTGAAGCCTCACGTATTTGAAGATCTCCATAAACTTGAATGGCT gataattgaaaataataggATAAATCGGATCTCTCCATCAACTTTTTATGGACTCAAATCACTTATTCTCCT TGAGATGATGAATAATTCTCTTGCTCATTTGCCTGACAAACCTCTGTGCCAATATATGCCAAGACTGAACTGGCT AGACTTGGAAGGCAACCATATTCATCACTTAAGAAATGTCACTTtcatctcctgcagcacttTAACTGTATT GGTGATgaggcaaaataaaatcagctctttgaatgaaaacagcttttcttctctccaaatgTTAGACGAGCT GGACTTGGCTAGCAATGAGATTGAATCGCTTCCTGCATATGTGTTTAAGGATCTAAAGGAGCTTTCACAACT GAACCTTTCTTATAACCCAatcaagaaaatacaaatagacCAGTTTGATTTTCTAACCAAACTCAAATCCCT CAGCTTGGAGGGCATTGAAATTGCAAACATCCAGAGAAGAATGTTCATACCACTTAAAAACCTTTCCCACAT ATACTTCAAGAAGTTCCAGTACTGTGGATATGCCCCTCATGTGCGCAGCTGTAAGCCTAATACTGATGGGATTTCATCACTGGAGAACCTTTTAGCTAGCATTATACAGAGAGTGTTTGTCTGGGTTGTATCTGCTATCACttgctttggaaatatttttgttatctgTATGAGGCCTTACATCAGATCGGAAAATAAGCTCCACGCCATCTCAATTATGTCTCTCTGCT GTGCTGACTGTCTGATgggaatatatttatttgtgatTGGAGCTTTTGATCTTAAATATCGTGGAGAATACAACAAGCACGCTCAGTTGTGGATGGACAGTATTCATTGTCAATTGGTGGGATCGCTGGCTATTCTGTCTACAGAGGTGTCAGTCTTACTGTTGACTTACCTGACTTTGGAGAAATACATCTGCATAGTTTATCCTTTTAGGTGTTTGAAGCCCAGAAAATGCAGGACAATTTCCATTTTAGTTCTTATCTGGATAATTGggtttgttgttgcttttattccACTGAGCAATAAGGAATTTTTCAGGAACTACTATGGCACCAATGGCGTCTGTTTCCCTCTTCACTCAGAGCAATCAGAAAGTTCAGGAAGTCAGATTTattctgttgtcatttttttaG GTGTAAACTTGGCAGCTTTTCTCATCATTGTCTTTTCCTATGGAAGTATGTTCTACAGTGTTCACCAAACAGCTATTATGGCTACAGAAATTCGGAATCATATTAAAAAGGAGATGACGCTTGCCAAAcgtttttttttcattgtgtttaCTGATGCACTTTGTTGGAtacccatttttattttgaaactccTTTCTTTACTGCAAGTAGAAATACCAG GTACCATAACATCTTGGGTAGTGATTTTTATCTTGCCAATAAACAGTGCTCTGAATCCTCTTCTCTACACTCTGACAACACGACCCTTCAAAGAAATGATTCACCAGTTTTGGTACAACTACAGGCAAAGAAGATCCAAGAGAAGCAAAGGCAGTCAGAAAGCTTATGGCCCATCCTTCATTTGGGTAGAGATGTGGCCAACGCATGAAATCACACCAAAGCTAACTAAGCCTATGCTTTGTACAGACTCCTCTGATGCCTCTGTCACTACACAGTCAACAAGACTAAATTCATACACGTAA
- the RXFP1 gene encoding relaxin receptor 1 isoform X1 — MTSDWCFYIFLLIGTKVIRDSLEDPISRGGAACPLGYFPCGNITKCLPQQLHCNGEDDCGNHADEDNCEDNNGWSQQFDKHYAKSEYDKMKSLYALQIKTPECMVGAVPAECVCRGLEVSCDEAKLRAVPLVPSNITMMSLQRNLLRKLYADVFRKYKDLKNLYLQNNKIRAVSKHAFKGLYNLTKLYLSNNKITSLKPHVFEDLHKLEWLIIENNRINRISPSTFYGLKSLILLEMMNNSLAHLPDKPLCQYMPRLNWLDLEGNHIHHLRNVTFISCSTLTVLVMRQNKISSLNENSFSSLQMLDELDLASNEIESLPAYVFKDLKELSQLNLSYNPIKKIQIDQFDFLTKLKSLSLEGIEIANIQRRMFIPLKNLSHIYFKKFQYCGYAPHVRSCKPNTDGISSLENLLASIIQRVFVWVVSAITCFGNIFVICMRPYIRSENKLHAISIMSLCCADCLMGIYLFVIGAFDLKYRGEYNKHAQLWMDSIHCQLVGSLAILSTEVSVLLLTYLTLEKYICIVYPFRCLKPRKCRTISILVLIWIIGFVVAFIPLSNKEFFRNYYGTNGVCFPLHSEQSESSGSQIYSVVIFLGVNLAAFLIIVFSYGSMFYSVHQTAIMATEIRNHIKKEMTLAKRFFFIVFTDALCWIPIFILKLLSLLQVEIPGTITSWVVIFILPINSALNPLLYTLTTRPFKEMIHQFWYNYRQRRSKRSKGSQKAYGPSFIWVEMWPTHEITPKLTKPMLCTDSSDASVTTQSTRLNSYT, encoded by the exons TCATTCGTGATTCTTTGGAAGATCCTATTTCCAGAGGTGGTGCTGCCTGCCCGTTGGGCTACTTTCCCTGTGGCAATATCACAAAGTGCTTGCCCCAACAACTTCACTGTAATGGCGAAGATGACTGTGGGAATCATGCTGATGAAGACAACTGTG AAGACAACAATGGATGGTCTCAACAGTTTGACAAACATTATGCAAAGAGCGAATACGACAAAATGAAATCTCTGTACGCACTTCAGATCAAGACCCCAGAGTGCA TGGTCGGTGCTGTACCAGCAGAATGTGTGTGCCGAGGGCTGGAGGTCTCCTGTGATGAGGCCAAACTTCGTGCTGTCCCTTTGGTCCCTTCAAACATAACCATGAT GTCTCTTCAGAGGAATCTGCTAAGGAAACTTTATGCtgatgttttcagaaaatacaaagacCTTAAAAATCT GTATCTccagaataataaaatcagagctGTGTCCAAACACGCTTTCAAAGGTTTATACAACTTGACAAAATT ATACCTGAGTAACAACAAGATAACCAGCTTGAAGCCTCACGTATTTGAAGATCTCCATAAACTTGAATGGCT gataattgaaaataataggATAAATCGGATCTCTCCATCAACTTTTTATGGACTCAAATCACTTATTCTCCT TGAGATGATGAATAATTCTCTTGCTCATTTGCCTGACAAACCTCTGTGCCAATATATGCCAAGACTGAACTGGCT AGACTTGGAAGGCAACCATATTCATCACTTAAGAAATGTCACTTtcatctcctgcagcacttTAACTGTATT GGTGATgaggcaaaataaaatcagctctttgaatgaaaacagcttttcttctctccaaatgTTAGACGAGCT GGACTTGGCTAGCAATGAGATTGAATCGCTTCCTGCATATGTGTTTAAGGATCTAAAGGAGCTTTCACAACT GAACCTTTCTTATAACCCAatcaagaaaatacaaatagacCAGTTTGATTTTCTAACCAAACTCAAATCCCT CAGCTTGGAGGGCATTGAAATTGCAAACATCCAGAGAAGAATGTTCATACCACTTAAAAACCTTTCCCACAT ATACTTCAAGAAGTTCCAGTACTGTGGATATGCCCCTCATGTGCGCAGCTGTAAGCCTAATACTGATGGGATTTCATCACTGGAGAACCTTTTAGCTAGCATTATACAGAGAGTGTTTGTCTGGGTTGTATCTGCTATCACttgctttggaaatatttttgttatctgTATGAGGCCTTACATCAGATCGGAAAATAAGCTCCACGCCATCTCAATTATGTCTCTCTGCT GTGCTGACTGTCTGATgggaatatatttatttgtgatTGGAGCTTTTGATCTTAAATATCGTGGAGAATACAACAAGCACGCTCAGTTGTGGATGGACAGTATTCATTGTCAATTGGTGGGATCGCTGGCTATTCTGTCTACAGAGGTGTCAGTCTTACTGTTGACTTACCTGACTTTGGAGAAATACATCTGCATAGTTTATCCTTTTAGGTGTTTGAAGCCCAGAAAATGCAGGACAATTTCCATTTTAGTTCTTATCTGGATAATTGggtttgttgttgcttttattccACTGAGCAATAAGGAATTTTTCAGGAACTACTATGGCACCAATGGCGTCTGTTTCCCTCTTCACTCAGAGCAATCAGAAAGTTCAGGAAGTCAGATTTattctgttgtcatttttttaG GTGTAAACTTGGCAGCTTTTCTCATCATTGTCTTTTCCTATGGAAGTATGTTCTACAGTGTTCACCAAACAGCTATTATGGCTACAGAAATTCGGAATCATATTAAAAAGGAGATGACGCTTGCCAAAcgtttttttttcattgtgtttaCTGATGCACTTTGTTGGAtacccatttttattttgaaactccTTTCTTTACTGCAAGTAGAAATACCAG GTACCATAACATCTTGGGTAGTGATTTTTATCTTGCCAATAAACAGTGCTCTGAATCCTCTTCTCTACACTCTGACAACACGACCCTTCAAAGAAATGATTCACCAGTTTTGGTACAACTACAGGCAAAGAAGATCCAAGAGAAGCAAAGGCAGTCAGAAAGCTTATGGCCCATCCTTCATTTGGGTAGAGATGTGGCCAACGCATGAAATCACACCAAAGCTAACTAAGCCTATGCTTTGTACAGACTCCTCTGATGCCTCTGTCACTACACAGTCAACAAGACTAAATTCATACACGTAA
- the RXFP1 gene encoding relaxin receptor 1 isoform X3 — protein sequence MTSDWCFYIFLLIGTKVIRDSLEDPISRGGAACPLGYFPCGNITKCLPQQLHCNGEDDCGNHADEDNCEDNNGWSQQFDKHYAKSEYDKMKSLYALQIKTPECMVGAVPAECVCRGLEVSCDEAKLRAVPLVPSNITMMSLQRNLLRKLYADVFRKYKDLKNLYLQNNKIRAVSKHAFKGLYNLTKLYLSNNKITSLKPHVFEDLHKLEWLIIENNRINRISPSTFYGLKSLILLEMMNNSLAHLPDKPLCQYMPRLNWLDLEGNHIHHLRNVTFISCSTLTVLVMRQNKISSLNENSFSSLQMLDELDLASNEIESLPAYVFKDLKELSQLNLSYNPIKKIQIDQFDFLTKLKSLLEGIEIANIQRRMFIPLKNLSHIYFKKFQYCGYAPHVRSCKPNTDGISSLENLLASIIQRVFVWVVSAITCFGNIFVICMRPYIRSENKLHAISIMSLCCADCLMGIYLFVIGAFDLKYRGEYNKHAQLWMDSIHCQLVGSLAILSTEVSVLLLTYLTLEKYICIVYPFRCLKPRKCRTISILVLIWIIGFVVAFIPLSNKEFFRNYYGTNGVCFPLHSEQSESSGSQIYSVVIFLGVNLAAFLIIVFSYGSMFYSVHQTAIMATEIRNHIKKEMTLAKRFFFIVFTDALCWIPIFILKLLSLLQVEIPGTITSWVVIFILPINSALNPLLYTLTTRPFKEMIHQFWYNYRQRRSKRSKGSQKAYGPSFIWVEMWPTHEITPKLTKPMLCTDSSDASVTTQSTRLNSYT from the exons TCATTCGTGATTCTTTGGAAGATCCTATTTCCAGAGGTGGTGCTGCCTGCCCGTTGGGCTACTTTCCCTGTGGCAATATCACAAAGTGCTTGCCCCAACAACTTCACTGTAATGGCGAAGATGACTGTGGGAATCATGCTGATGAAGACAACTGTG AAGACAACAATGGATGGTCTCAACAGTTTGACAAACATTATGCAAAGAGCGAATACGACAAAATGAAATCTCTGTACGCACTTCAGATCAAGACCCCAGAGTGCA TGGTCGGTGCTGTACCAGCAGAATGTGTGTGCCGAGGGCTGGAGGTCTCCTGTGATGAGGCCAAACTTCGTGCTGTCCCTTTGGTCCCTTCAAACATAACCATGAT GTCTCTTCAGAGGAATCTGCTAAGGAAACTTTATGCtgatgttttcagaaaatacaaagacCTTAAAAATCT GTATCTccagaataataaaatcagagctGTGTCCAAACACGCTTTCAAAGGTTTATACAACTTGACAAAATT ATACCTGAGTAACAACAAGATAACCAGCTTGAAGCCTCACGTATTTGAAGATCTCCATAAACTTGAATGGCT gataattgaaaataataggATAAATCGGATCTCTCCATCAACTTTTTATGGACTCAAATCACTTATTCTCCT TGAGATGATGAATAATTCTCTTGCTCATTTGCCTGACAAACCTCTGTGCCAATATATGCCAAGACTGAACTGGCT AGACTTGGAAGGCAACCATATTCATCACTTAAGAAATGTCACTTtcatctcctgcagcacttTAACTGTATT GGTGATgaggcaaaataaaatcagctctttgaatgaaaacagcttttcttctctccaaatgTTAGACGAGCT GGACTTGGCTAGCAATGAGATTGAATCGCTTCCTGCATATGTGTTTAAGGATCTAAAGGAGCTTTCACAACT GAACCTTTCTTATAACCCAatcaagaaaatacaaatagacCAGTTTGATTTTCTAACCAAACTCAAATCCCT CTTGGAGGGCATTGAAATTGCAAACATCCAGAGAAGAATGTTCATACCACTTAAAAACCTTTCCCACAT ATACTTCAAGAAGTTCCAGTACTGTGGATATGCCCCTCATGTGCGCAGCTGTAAGCCTAATACTGATGGGATTTCATCACTGGAGAACCTTTTAGCTAGCATTATACAGAGAGTGTTTGTCTGGGTTGTATCTGCTATCACttgctttggaaatatttttgttatctgTATGAGGCCTTACATCAGATCGGAAAATAAGCTCCACGCCATCTCAATTATGTCTCTCTGCT GTGCTGACTGTCTGATgggaatatatttatttgtgatTGGAGCTTTTGATCTTAAATATCGTGGAGAATACAACAAGCACGCTCAGTTGTGGATGGACAGTATTCATTGTCAATTGGTGGGATCGCTGGCTATTCTGTCTACAGAGGTGTCAGTCTTACTGTTGACTTACCTGACTTTGGAGAAATACATCTGCATAGTTTATCCTTTTAGGTGTTTGAAGCCCAGAAAATGCAGGACAATTTCCATTTTAGTTCTTATCTGGATAATTGggtttgttgttgcttttattccACTGAGCAATAAGGAATTTTTCAGGAACTACTATGGCACCAATGGCGTCTGTTTCCCTCTTCACTCAGAGCAATCAGAAAGTTCAGGAAGTCAGATTTattctgttgtcatttttttaG GTGTAAACTTGGCAGCTTTTCTCATCATTGTCTTTTCCTATGGAAGTATGTTCTACAGTGTTCACCAAACAGCTATTATGGCTACAGAAATTCGGAATCATATTAAAAAGGAGATGACGCTTGCCAAAcgtttttttttcattgtgtttaCTGATGCACTTTGTTGGAtacccatttttattttgaaactccTTTCTTTACTGCAAGTAGAAATACCAG GTACCATAACATCTTGGGTAGTGATTTTTATCTTGCCAATAAACAGTGCTCTGAATCCTCTTCTCTACACTCTGACAACACGACCCTTCAAAGAAATGATTCACCAGTTTTGGTACAACTACAGGCAAAGAAGATCCAAGAGAAGCAAAGGCAGTCAGAAAGCTTATGGCCCATCCTTCATTTGGGTAGAGATGTGGCCAACGCATGAAATCACACCAAAGCTAACTAAGCCTATGCTTTGTACAGACTCCTCTGATGCCTCTGTCACTACACAGTCAACAAGACTAAATTCATACACGTAA